aaaagagtgacacagagaaaggaggcagaaggagagattCAGGATTTGAAGCATCACTTGAGAGCTGTGGGCTGCACAGAAGGCTGTTGCGAGTGAGTGCTCCCTGTGGTATTCTGGTTTGCCGATTACTGCACAACTGTTCTTTGGGCTTCTATATCCTTTAGGCTTCCTAACCGTTGGGGGAGTCTTGGACCCCTTTGAGATTCTAGTGAAAGCTATGGATTCTGCCCCATaaaaatgtgcacacacaaaccTATAGAAATGGTTCCATGGATACCACCAAAACTCATCCCTGGAACTCAGgttaagacccccccccccactgccactTTACCACCTCCTCTCATTTGGATAACCAGAACAGCACATCTGGGGGCAGGAATACTATAAAGCCTTGGTTTGCGAGCACAATTCGTTCCGggaacatgcttataatccaaaggacttgtatatcaaagtgaatttcaagaaccattggctccaGTTGTGATCATGAATGTCAgtttggcatcacgtactacttgtaacgcaagacatcgcttgtttatcaagttaaaatttattagaggtgtttgctcgtcttgcggaacactcacagaacaagctactcgcaatccaaggttccACCGTATTATTCTTTGGACTTCAGCAGTTAATGATCATGATAATATTACCCAGACTTCAGGAGTCATAAACTGAGATTCGGTCAGAAATTCCCCACCCCTTCCTGTGTATGCTACACTGCCTGCTCTGGAACACAAATGTAATCAATGAGCCACTGATTGGATTCTGGGCCCATACAAGATGTTTTTGTCTCTTGATGCCAGATGCAGAACATAGATTTGTCCCTGACACTTGGGGACTTTGCTGTGTAGCTGAGACtgtcattttgtttctcaaaGCATCCCAGATCAGGCGGCCAGTTTTGGACTCCAGTTACATGCAAACATTCAGTCTCCCTTTGGCTTCTCTGGAAGCACTGAGCCCAAAAAGATGGTTTACTCTGAGGTGCTTGTTTGGACATCTTGAGTGATTCATTTATTTGGAGAATGTCACAGGCCAGTCCGTGGATCCCATCCTATTATTTGAGGAACCCCCATGGGGCTTGAGACCAACAAAAGAAAAGGACCCCAGCAGGATATAGGATGTGGACATCCCTGGGGCTGAGGAAGTAGGGGCTTGCCAATTCTGGGTGCCAGAATTTAATCCTACATCTTTGCTCAGGTACCCTCCAGGCAAACTGAAAACCTGGTGAACGTCAAGCGTTGAGTGGCAGAGATATCTGGTTTGGGTACACTGTGCCAGATCCCCTCATCTCCTGTTGACAAGCAGCTAACCATGTACTGCAGTTTAAACTTGGACCCAGGGAGACTGTCTCAGATTTGTTCTGACAGTTCACGGAGTTTGGGATTTCAGCCCTCACCCTCACGTGGTTTCCGTGGATGGCTGAGTTACTGGGGAACTAGCAGCGAGTGACTGCTCTCCCAGACTGCCAGGTTTTGTGTGCTAGTGGTCAGTCACGTTAGATCCAGCTTGATCCCGTCGGATAATAGCTCTTCACACAGGACTGTTTGTAGTAGGGACATTTGACATGGCGTCATCCGCGTGCTTTATGCCTCTCATCCCGAGGTTCATGGGAGCCATGGGAGCAGAAAGTGATGGTCGACTCCTCCACCCAGCCCTTTCAGGCCTTTGTTCCTAACCCAGGGCATCGATACATGTTGCACAAATCTCCTTTACCACATTCAAGCGCAGGCTCTTCTGGTAGGACAGATGTATTTGACACATTTCAGTGAACGATACCTCACCTCGGCCAAGGCTGAAGCCAAGTCTACTGTTGCTTAaataagagaaaagggaaagaaaatatggaggagggagaaaggaagggagagaggacaggCGGGCTAAGAGAAGCACATGGTGGTTTTTGCCAGAGGGTCTCAGGCTCAGACAGCTGGGTTGGGTCTTGGTCAGCACACTTTTTAAAACTCGCAGCAGAAGCTTCAGTTTGTGAATGGGCCAGGCAAAGGAGAAGCTGGTTCCCTTGTCTAGAGGAACAAGGGCTCCTCCGTTCATCCTTATTCAGGCTCTCTCTAATTCCTTCACGTTTCCTCGCCAGGAACCTGAGGCTAAAGAGGGCTTGTGACTAGGTCCTGAGAGGAATAACTAAGTGTTTTACATACTTAATTGtaccaaataaattaataacacaCTTGAAGAGGGTGAAATGAGCCCTTCTGCAGAAGCTAGAAACAGAAGGACTTGAGAAAGACAGTGATGAGGTCTTGTGCCTGCCTGAATCCATTTGAACCTGGCTTCTGCCCCTGGACTGCCAGAGAGCTCTCTGTGAGCGGAGGGAGCCTCCTCGAACATGGCCTCGCACAAAGTTCATCCCAGGTGCTGCCACTGAGCTTTGAAATGTGGGGTCAAAAAATACTGAGCCAGGTATGGGTTTCTAACGTGTAGGAGTACCACAGCTATGCACCTAGGAAGAACCCTTCCGAAAGCCCAGGGCAGAAGGTAGAGCCTTCCAAGGAGCCTAGGGATCAAGGAACAGAGATGAAATGAGACAGCAGGATCAGTTTGAAATGGAagcagggtggtgggggggaatATAGGACATCTCTGTGGGATAGCCAGCAGGTGGGCGGGAAGGTAGTCTCCATGGCAACAAGTCTCCACAGCAGCAAATCCCAGCAGGTGGGTGGGAAGGTAGTCTCCATGGTGACATGTCTCCTCAGCAGCAAATCCCAGTGGGTGGGCGGGCGGGAAGGCCTGTTTCTGTGGTAACACACTGCACCGACTTCCCCATTTCTCCACCAGATGAAAAACATGGTCCAACCCAGTGGTTTTCTAACTTTAgcaggcatcagaatcacctgaaagcTTGTTagaaacacagattgctgggcctcCTCCCCAGAGTTTCTGGTTCATTAGGTCTTGGAGGAAGGGAAATGAGAACCTGTCCTGACAATGAGAGGAGAGGGGCCACCTGAGGCCCGGGAATGAGGTGCATATGGACTACCTCAtacaggaagggcagggagagcttAGGGATTGTTGCCTCTTGGGATCTTCACTTCCttcagagaggggaggaaggggaaagagaagtaaCTTTAGATTTACCAAGTGCTGAGCATATTAGAGATGCTTAGGTTCATTTTATGGTTGCTACAACCctttgaagcattttttaaaagtttatttgttgatttggagagagagcgagcatgagcacgggaggggcagagagagacagacagagacagagaatcccaagcaggctccgtgctgtcagcacagagcccaacacggggctcgatctcacaaactgtgagatcatgacctgagccgaaatcaagagttagatccttaactgactcaaccaccTGGGTGACCCAACCCTTTGAAGCATTTTTATCTCCAttgtacagaagaggaaattacaGCCCACAGATTttcaataacttgcccaaggctatATGGCTAGTAAGCGGTAGAGCCAGGACTCGAACCAAGGACCATCTGACTCCAGGGCCCCTGCTCTTCACTTCCTGCATGTTACCCAACTCGCAGCTGGAAGCATCCCCTTGGATAGTGTGCAGACCCCTCCCTTCAAACTGGAGAATGGGGGGCAGGGGACCAGGAGCCGGTCCTTCCTATATGGATGGTGCTGGGCCTTCCAGAAAGAAGCAATGGTATACGGTAGCTAGGCAGAAAGAACCATGCTGCGTGCTCATCCTCTGTCCTTGTGCCCCCATCTCCTGCCTGCCATTATAACCCAAATCTGCCATCCCTCTGCCTTCACTGTCCTCATGCCCTCTGTTGAATCCAGGTTTCCTGAGCACTGGCGATCAGGCTGCCAAGGGCAACTATGGGCTCCTTGACCAAATCCAGGCCCTCCGCTGGGTGAGCGAGAACATTGCCTTCTTCGGTGGTGATCCCCGCCGAATTACCGTCTTTGGCTCAGGCATCGGCGCATCCTGTGTCAGCCTCCTCACGCTGTCGCATCACTCTGAGGGTGAGGAACACTTGGGGCAAAACCTGAACTAGAGAAGTGTCGCGCCTCCCAGGCTCCGGCGTGCCCAGGGGGATCAGCAGGCCCTCTTCTGACATTTTGGTATCCCTGTGGGGAGATGTGGGTTGGAAATGTTTCTCTAGGGGGAAGAAGGAATTCGCCCagtgtgagagagggaaagagacaatcctGTTTATATCCTGAGAAAGTAAGATCCTCTTTCTGATGTGGGAGTCAGATTTGGGTGACTGGGAACAGACAGTCTCTCTGAAGGGACAGTGGTTTTTgggaggccggggagggggggcaggggaaatCTTTCAGTTTGGGAAGGACATGTGACTTCAGGGTAGATATCCGGGGTGGGAATTCATTTTTAGGTGTAAGAAACACtcattctctgcctttctctgaaaaGCAAGTCTGTACAAGAGGGGAACCGTCCTTGAGCAAGGAGATGGGTCTGAAGTGAGGATCACTGACCTGCGCGGTGGCTTTTTCTAAGGGATTGGGGGTCTGTTAGCAAACTCCAGACCTCCTCCCAGGGCTGTATTACCCTCCTAAGGGAGACTCTCATTTTTACCCGAAGGAAAGCCTCTATCCTTGCCATGGGTCCCTCTGCCAGTGACTCTTCCAAGCGAGCCAAACAGGCCCTTTTTGGCTCAGCAAGAAAAGTTCTCTTCACCTCTGGACTCTAGAGCACATTCTATCTCTGAGAGGCAAACGTGAGCTTCTCATGAAGAAGAGGTCTTCCTGAAATAGGTGCCCTTCTTTGAAGTGAGGAAATCTGTGGGAGAGGACAAGGTTTTTTGTCGAAGTCAACCCTGTGAGTTAGTGATATTGTCACAGGAAGACTTTCAGTCTCTCTTTGAAGAATGCCTGTCActctgagagagaaaaatcaccTTCTCTGACCTagaaattctgtctctgtccctccagggACTACCCTGGTGAGGGAACACCATTGTGGGACCTGCATCATGCCTTAGAATGTGTTTCTAGGTGACAGTAATGGGGATGGGAATCTCTTTCTCCACAAAGGAGGGTGAAGTGACTGGCTGTGAGGGTGTCCCTGTCTGAAAAGCGGAACGGTGGCTCTTCCGATTTCCCTGAGAAGAGAAGGCCTTTCTTGGAGTGGTGCTGTATTCTGTCTCCTAAGGGTCCTGGCTGCTGCAAAGGGTTGGTCTCTGCCTTTCTGCAATTGATTCATGGAGGAAAAGCAAGGCTGTCTCTTAAGTAGCAATCtatatttctttccctctctttctacccacGCAAACTGCCTTTCTCTTAGAGGAAAGGAATTGTGTGCCTGGGGGCCAGATTATTATCCCTCACTTGGGAATGTTGGGGCCAAGGAGATCATgatacccctcccccccccggggAGGGGGGACAAATCACCCACTTTTTGAGTTTGGGGGACTGGCTCTCTGTTGGCCAGGGGGAAACTGGATCTGAGGCATCAGTAGCTTCAGCAAAAGGAAACTCTCTGTGGAGACTACACCCTGGGAGGGCACGTTCCCTGGAGACTTTCAGACCCCAAGGCCTTTGCCCTCGGGAATCGTTCCCCAAACTCCCAGAATGTGAGGCTCTCTCCTGCCTGCATTTCTCATCTCTCATGAAAAAGACCCCTTTGTGGCAGAAGCGCCAGCTCCCTGGTGGTGCGCTGGCACAGAGCTGGGCCCAGCTGGGCAGGAAGCAAGGAGGGAAGACAAGGACAGATAAAGAGAGGGAGCATAAGGAAGCTGATGTCTGGGACCCAAGGGGTTAATTCTTTCTGGCATTCCCTTAACCCTCAAGTTACCAACCGTCCTCCCAGAATAAGGAAGCAAGAAAGCAGGCAGGGGTCCAGTCGGCGCAGGGGCCCGGCAACCCCTCTGCTGGTCCTAATCCATCATCCCAGCCAAAAGGTTTGTTCTTCTTGCGTAGCTCATTCCACCCATAGGGCAGCCTCAGTAACAAAGGAGTGAGGAAGTGTTGTAGTGTGTCCCTCAGGGACAGGCAAGGGAGGCCTAGGCTGTGGGTGACATGACAGGTCTGATGTGGTGCCGCCTGTCTTCTGCAGGGCTTTTCCAGAGGGCCATCATCCAAAGTGGTTCTGCTCTGTCCAGCTGGGCTGTGAACTACCAACCAGTGAAGTATACCAGCCTGCTGGCAGACAAGGTAGGCTGTAACGTGCTAGACACGGTGGACATGGTGGACTGTCTTCGTCAAAAGAGTGCCAAGGAGCTGGTAGAGCAGGACATCCAGCCAGCCCGCTACCACGTGGCCTTTGGCCCTGTGATTGATGGCGATGTCATTCCTGATGACCCTGAGATTCTCATGGAGCAGGGCGAGTTTCTCAACTATGACATCATGCTAGGTGTCAACCAGGGCGAGGGGCTCAAGTTTGTGGAAGGGGTGGTGGACCCTGAGGATGGTGTCTCTGGCACTGACTTTGACTATTCAGTCTCCAACTTCGTAGACAATCTGTATGGCTATCCTGAGGGTAAGGACACCCTGCGGGAGACCATCAAGTTCATGTACACAGATTGGGCAGACCGTGACAATCCTGAGACCCGCCGCAAAACACTGGTGGCGCTCTTCACTGACCACCAGTGGGTGGAGCCCTCGGTGGTGACCGCTGATCTGCATGCCCGCTACGGCTCACCTACCTACTTCTACGCCTTCTACCATCACTGCCAGAGCctcatgaagcctgcttggtcAGATGCAGCTCATGGGGATGAAGTACCCTACGTTTTTGGTGTCCCTATGGTAGGTCCCACTGACCTCTTCCCCTGCAATTTCTCCAAGAATGATGTTATGCTCAGCGCTGTCGTCATGACCTACTGGACCAACTTTGCCAAGACCGGGTAAGGAGAAACTGGGGGGTTGTTCTTCTTTGGGACCCCAGCatgccctcccctctgctcctctgtctgAACCTCTTCCATCATCTCCTTTTTTAAAGATACTCCCAAAATCTTGCTTGGTAAACTCGtccacccccttccttcttcctccttttgagTCGTGCCATTTCTCGAAAATTTTGTTGAGGCTCAGAACTCACCTAGCACTAGGACCAAGCAGGAATGAGAGTTACCAGCAGACCTATTGGGGTTCAAGGTTAGATGGTCAGAGGCCTGGTGAGGTGGGAATAAAGTACATGCATAAAGAGCCTTTCGAGGGTTCTTGGAAAAAACTAGGCAGCTGAAAAGATTGATGGATGCAACGTAGCACGTGAGAAGAAAAAGCATCTACAGCATGACTTTACAGGATGGGCACAGGGAAGGATGAGTTTCCATGATGCAGTGGGCAATAGGAATTCAGGgcttggggaagaggaggggtaTGGACAGAAGGAGGGACCCTGAAAAACATGGAAATGGTGGGCAGTTACAGACTAGGGACGAGGTTCAGAAGTGGGTGTGAGAGGAAGAATTCTGGGCCCTTTCCTCATGTAGGTAGAGTGGTGACCCCAGATTTCCATGTGGTATTTCAGGGATCCCAACAAGCCGGTCCCCCAAGATACCAAGTTCATTCACACCAAGGCCAACCGCTTTGAGGAAGTGGCCTGGTCCAAATACAATCCCCGAGACCAGCTCTACCTTCACATCGGGCTGAAACCAAGGGTCCGCGATCATTACCGGGCCACTAAGGTGGCCTTCTGGAAACACCTGGTGCCCCACCTATACAACCTGCATGACATGTTCCACTATACGTCCACAACCACCAAAGTGCCGCCCCCGGATACCACCCACAGCTCCCACATCACCCGCAGGCCTAACGGCAAGACCTGGAGCACCAAGCGGCCAGCAATCTCCCCTGCCTACAGCAATGAGAATGCCCAAGGGTCCTGGAACGGGGACCAGGATGCAGGGCCACTCCTGGTGGAGAACCCTCGTGACTACTCCACTGAATTGAGTGTCACCATCGCTGTGGGGGCTTCCCTCCTGTTCCTTAACGTTCTGGCCTTCGCTGCCCTCTACTACCGCAAGGACAAACGGCGTCAGGAGCCCCTGCGGCAGCCTAGCCCTCAGAGGGGAGCCGGGGCCCCTGAATTGGGAGCTGCTCCTGAGGAGGAGCTGGCAGCATTACAACTGGGCCCCACCCACCATGAATGTGAGTCTGGTCCCCCCCATGACACACTGCGCCTCACTGCACTGCCTGACTACACGCTGACCCTGCGACGCTCCCCTGATGACATCCCACTCATGACACCCAACACCATCACTATGATTCCCAACTCCCTGGTAGGGCTGCAGACATTGCACCCTTATAACACCTTTGCCGCAGGGTTCAACAGTACTggcctgccccactcacactccactACCCGGGTATAGCTCCAGCCTAGAGCACAGCCTAtctcctggctccctccctcccagatccacaaacacacatgcacacacacacacagccacagacacacatacacacacatacacacacacacattcagacatATATGTATACGCACGCACCCACACCCAACAGCAGACCCACCTGCACAAACAGATGGACGTGGACATGCACCCGCAtgtacaaaaacacaaataaggaAGTAAACCTGAACAAACCCTTCAAACGGGGACGCAAATGAGTCCTTGGGAAACTGAGGACCCGTGGAACAGCAGCTGAAGCTAGCTCCCTGAGCCTGACCACAGACATTCCTGGGGGCCTGAAAGCACCAGCTGGACACCCCCCTTGGTGCTCGCCTTCCGCCTCTCTTGGAACTGCACCACCGACCAACTCCAGACTTGGGAGCTTTAAAGAGCAGGGTAGCTCTTTCTCCCCCAGACTTGGTCTTTTttctgggtcttgtttttgttgatttttaaaacaattttggaacAAATGCCTCTCCAACCCATGAGTGCAAAAGGCTCTGGAAGGGAGGCTCCAAGCCCAGGTCTCTCTGTCTTTGGAACCCCTAGCACTCACACAATCCGACCAAGAAACATGACcccaagaaagaaacagattcgAGCAAGACCATGgggtggaaggaggaaggggctaCCGCTGGATGGGGTTGGAGGGCCATAGGGGGAGAACCCTCCAGCCATCTCTGTGCCCCCGTGGAGGGCTGCAGAGACTGCAGGGTGACCTGCTTTCCCCAAAGGCCACACGCACTGGCCTGGCTAGACCAGGGGACCCTAGATTTGGTGAATGAGGTTCTAGTGGAGGCCATGTCATTATTGGGCCCCTGGGTGTAATCTGGGTTCCGCCTCTGCCCTTGGGGTAATGGTATCAGAAATTCACCCCATTTTCTTTACAGAGTCTCTTTTGTGtctgtcatttctctttcaaaaaggcagtgttttttgttgttgttggcttttttttttaaagaaaagttcttAAAACACTAACGGAAACCCATGGAGTTTGtcctttgtaaaattttaaacacagtgtcttgatataaaaataaaaaatccagttAGCACTCCCAACCTGCCTCCCTTGCACAGGCCTTGC
The DNA window shown above is from Lynx canadensis isolate LIC74 chromosome X, mLynCan4.pri.v2, whole genome shotgun sequence and carries:
- the NLGN3 gene encoding neuroligin-3 isoform X1 codes for the protein MWLRLGPPSLSLSPKSTVGRSLCLTLWFLSLVLRASTQAPAPTVNTHFGKLRGARVPLPSEILGPVDQYLGVPYAAPPIGEKRFLPPEPPPSWSGIRNATHFPPVCPQNIHTAVPEVMLPVWFTANLDIVATYIQEPNEDCLYLNVYVPTEDVKRISKECARKPNKKICRKGGSGAKKQGEDLADNDGDEDEDIRDSGAKPVMVYIHGGSYMEGTGNMIDGSVLASYGNVIVITLNYRVGVLGFLSTGDQAAKGNYGLLDQIQALRWVSENIAFFGGDPRRITVFGSGIGASCVSLLTLSHHSEGLFQRAIIQSGSALSSWAVNYQPVKYTSLLADKVGCNVLDTVDMVDCLRQKSAKELVEQDIQPARYHVAFGPVIDGDVIPDDPEILMEQGEFLNYDIMLGVNQGEGLKFVEGVVDPEDGVSGTDFDYSVSNFVDNLYGYPEGKDTLRETIKFMYTDWADRDNPETRRKTLVALFTDHQWVEPSVVTADLHARYGSPTYFYAFYHHCQSLMKPAWSDAAHGDEVPYVFGVPMVGPTDLFPCNFSKNDVMLSAVVMTYWTNFAKTGDPNKPVPQDTKFIHTKANRFEEVAWSKYNPRDQLYLHIGLKPRVRDHYRATKVAFWKHLVPHLYNLHDMFHYTSTTTKVPPPDTTHSSHITRRPNGKTWSTKRPAISPAYSNENAQGSWNGDQDAGPLLVENPRDYSTELSVTIAVGASLLFLNVLAFAALYYRKDKRRQEPLRQPSPQRGAGAPELGAAPEEELAALQLGPTHHECESGPPHDTLRLTALPDYTLTLRRSPDDIPLMTPNTITMIPNSLVGLQTLHPYNTFAAGFNSTGLPHSHSTTRV
- the NLGN3 gene encoding neuroligin-3 isoform X2, producing the protein MWLRLGPPSLSLSPKSTVGRSLCLTLWFLSLVLRASTQAPAPTVNTHFGKLRGARVPLPSEILGPVDQYLGVPYAAPPIGEKRFLPPEPPPSWSGIRNATHFPPVCPQNIHTAVPEVMLPVWFTANLDIVATYIQEPNEDCLYLNVYVPTEDGSGAKKQGEDLADNDGDEDEDIRDSGAKPVMVYIHGGSYMEGTGNMIDGSVLASYGNVIVITLNYRVGVLGFLSTGDQAAKGNYGLLDQIQALRWVSENIAFFGGDPRRITVFGSGIGASCVSLLTLSHHSEGLFQRAIIQSGSALSSWAVNYQPVKYTSLLADKVGCNVLDTVDMVDCLRQKSAKELVEQDIQPARYHVAFGPVIDGDVIPDDPEILMEQGEFLNYDIMLGVNQGEGLKFVEGVVDPEDGVSGTDFDYSVSNFVDNLYGYPEGKDTLRETIKFMYTDWADRDNPETRRKTLVALFTDHQWVEPSVVTADLHARYGSPTYFYAFYHHCQSLMKPAWSDAAHGDEVPYVFGVPMVGPTDLFPCNFSKNDVMLSAVVMTYWTNFAKTGDPNKPVPQDTKFIHTKANRFEEVAWSKYNPRDQLYLHIGLKPRVRDHYRATKVAFWKHLVPHLYNLHDMFHYTSTTTKVPPPDTTHSSHITRRPNGKTWSTKRPAISPAYSNENAQGSWNGDQDAGPLLVENPRDYSTELSVTIAVGASLLFLNVLAFAALYYRKDKRRQEPLRQPSPQRGAGAPELGAAPEEELAALQLGPTHHECESGPPHDTLRLTALPDYTLTLRRSPDDIPLMTPNTITMIPNSLVGLQTLHPYNTFAAGFNSTGLPHSHSTTRV
- the NLGN3 gene encoding neuroligin-3 isoform X3; this translates as MWLRLGPPSLSLSPKSTVGRSLCLTLWFLSLVLRASTQAPAPTVNTHFGKLRGARVPLPSEILGPVDQYLGVPYAAPPIGEKRFLPPEPPPSWSGIRNATHFPPVCPQNIHTAVPEVMLPVWFTANLDIVATYIQEPNEDCLYLNVYVPTEDDIRDSGAKPVMVYIHGGSYMEGTGNMIDGSVLASYGNVIVITLNYRVGVLGFLSTGDQAAKGNYGLLDQIQALRWVSENIAFFGGDPRRITVFGSGIGASCVSLLTLSHHSEGLFQRAIIQSGSALSSWAVNYQPVKYTSLLADKVGCNVLDTVDMVDCLRQKSAKELVEQDIQPARYHVAFGPVIDGDVIPDDPEILMEQGEFLNYDIMLGVNQGEGLKFVEGVVDPEDGVSGTDFDYSVSNFVDNLYGYPEGKDTLRETIKFMYTDWADRDNPETRRKTLVALFTDHQWVEPSVVTADLHARYGSPTYFYAFYHHCQSLMKPAWSDAAHGDEVPYVFGVPMVGPTDLFPCNFSKNDVMLSAVVMTYWTNFAKTGDPNKPVPQDTKFIHTKANRFEEVAWSKYNPRDQLYLHIGLKPRVRDHYRATKVAFWKHLVPHLYNLHDMFHYTSTTTKVPPPDTTHSSHITRRPNGKTWSTKRPAISPAYSNENAQGSWNGDQDAGPLLVENPRDYSTELSVTIAVGASLLFLNVLAFAALYYRKDKRRQEPLRQPSPQRGAGAPELGAAPEEELAALQLGPTHHECESGPPHDTLRLTALPDYTLTLRRSPDDIPLMTPNTITMIPNSLVGLQTLHPYNTFAAGFNSTGLPHSHSTTRV